A window of Hevea brasiliensis isolate MT/VB/25A 57/8 chromosome 14, ASM3005281v1, whole genome shotgun sequence contains these coding sequences:
- the LOC131172826 gene encoding receptor-like protein EIX2 — MYLSLSNNHLVGNFPEWLSQLNNLVGLSLDYNLFHGPVPASLGNLQNLTGVNLSGNQLNGTLPDSFGQLSQLSALDVSLYNLIGSISEVQFSKLNKLKFLGLSSNSFFSNVSSNWVPPFQVQDLEVGSCHLGPTFPAWLRTQKEVTSLDISNASISDSIPNWFWDISSNLSLLNVSFNQLHGQLKNPLTVVPFADVDLSSNFLEGPTPLSTFEIELLELSNNRFSCPIPEKTCSIHAKLGSIPSSIGNCSFLNAMDLSFNKLSGEIPLSFSRLNQLRSLHLTNNKLTGSLPSSFLNLSNLETLDLGNNRLSCEIPPWIGSGFADLRILSLRSNAFFGEIPSTPSNLSSLQVLDLAKNNLAGSIPVTFGDFKAIGVYYEESLIVNIKGGAQKYTKTLSLVTSIDLASNNLHGEFPKEITKLVGLVALNLSKNQVIGQIPGSISNLRQISSLDLSHNKLSGAIPSSMSTLSFLGYLNLSDNNFSGMIPYMGHVTTFDASSFDGNSGLRGAPLVLKCPGNDSDGGGGSIVEDSSDGFSDMWFYLSIGLGFARGILVPFPIFLSKTLEPCLLLACGQNR; from the exons ATGTACTTGAGCCTATCCAACAATCATTTAGTTGGTAATTTTCCAGAATGGTTGAGTCAACTTAATAATCTTGTAGGATTGTCTCTAGACTATAACTTGTTTCATGGCCCCGTCCCTGCTTCTTTAGGAAACTTACAAAACTTAACTGGTGTAAACCTTTCGGGGAACCAACTGAACGGGACTCTTCCTGATAGTTTTGGTCAGCTTTCTCAGCTATCTGCCTTGGATGTTTCCCTTTATAATCTGATAGGTTCAATCTCTGAAGTGCAGTTCTCAAAGCTTAATAAATTGAAGTTCTTGGGATTGAGCTCTAATTCATTCTTTTCCAATGTAAGTTCCAATTGGGTTCCTCCATTCCAGGTCCAGGATCTTGAAGTAGGTTCATGTCATCTGGGTCCTACTTTTCCAGCTTGGCTAAGAACACAAAAAGAAGTTACATCGCTTGATATCTCCAATGCCAGCATCTCTGATTCcataccaaactggttctgggatATTTCCTCCAACCTATCACTGTTAAATGTTTCTTTTAATCAGTTACATGGCCAGCTAAAAAATCCTTTGACTGTAGTTCCCTTTGCAGATGTTGATTTGAGCTCCAACTTTCTAGAAGGACCAActcccctttccacttttgagattgagttgctaGAACTCTCCAACAATCGTTTTTCGTGTCCTATTCCAGAAAAAACTTGCTCAATCCATGCCAAACTTG GTAGCATTCCTTCAAGCATTGGGAATTGCTCTTTCCTAAATGCAATGGATCTTAGCTTCAACAAATTGTCCGGGGAGATTCCATTGTCTTTTAGTCGGTTAAATCAGCTCAGGTCACTTCATCTGACCAATAATAAACTTACAGGAAGCCTTCCATCATCTTTTCTAAATTTATCAAACTTGGAGACTTTGGATCTTGGTAACAACAGATTATCGTGTGAAATTCCACCATGGATTGGAAGTGGTTTTGCAGACCTTAGAATTTTGAGCTTAAGGTCAAATGCATTTTTTGGTGAAATTCCTTCCACTCCGTCAAATTTAAGCTCACTGCAGGTCCTTGACCTTGCTAAAAACAATTTGGCTGGAAGCATTCCAGTCACTTTTGGAGATTTTAAAGCCAT AGGCGTTTACTATGAAGAAAGCTTGATTGTGAATATAAAAGGTGGGGCTCAGAAGTATACAAAAACTCTTTCCTTGGTCACTAGTATAGACCTTGCCAGCAACAACTTACATGGAGAGTTTCCTAAAGAAATCACAAAGTTGGTGGGCTTAGTGGCTTTGAACTTGTCAAAGAACCAAGTCATCGGTCAGATTCCTGGAAGCATTTCAAACTTGAGGCAAATTTCTTCTCTTGATCTTTCGCACAATAAGCTCTCAGGTGCAATTCCTTCCAGCATGTCTACATTATCATTTTTAGGTTACTTGAATTTGTCCGACAATAACTTCTCAGGCATGATCCCTTATATGGGGCATGTGACAACTTTTGATGCATCATCTTTTGATGGGAACTCTGGTCTTCGTGGAGCTCCACTAGTCCTCAAATGCCCTGGTAATGATTCAGATGGAGGAGGAGGTTCCATTGTAGAAGACAGTAGTGATGGTTTTAGTGACATGTGGTTTTACTTGAGCATTGGCTTGGGCTTTGCAAGAGGTATTTTAGTTCCTTTTCCGATTTTTCTATCGAAAACCTTGGAGCCATGCCTACTTCTTGCTTGTGGACAAAATCGTTGA